From the Alloalcanivorax dieselolei B5 genome, one window contains:
- the tnpB gene encoding IS66 family insertion sequence element accessory protein TnpB (TnpB, as the term is used for proteins encoded by IS66 family insertion elements, is considered an accessory protein, since TnpC, encoded by a neighboring gene, is a DDE family transposase.), producing the protein MNKLVEEKAGESTQTPNPLRDGVFIFRNKSGDKVKLMYWQRNGLMVSYKRLKQGRFKWPKASADSLSLPRQDLELLLDGIDLNKLKRVCRGRLRKNRC; encoded by the coding sequence ATGAACAAACTTGTTGAAGAGAAGGCTGGAGAAAGCACACAAACCCCGAACCCGTTGCGTGATGGCGTGTTTATCTTTCGCAATAAATCCGGTGACAAGGTCAAACTAATGTACTGGCAACGTAACGGTCTGATGGTGAGTTACAAGCGCCTGAAACAAGGGCGCTTCAAGTGGCCCAAGGCCAGTGCCGACAGCCTGTCGCTGCCCCGTCAGGATCTGGAACTTTTGCTGGATGGCATTGACCTGAACAAGCTCAAGCGAGTGTGTCGGGGGCGGCTCAGGAAAAACAGGTGCTGA
- a CDS encoding YrbL family protein — MAVTLSSQAPFARGGNRLCFVDPTDSGRCIKVRRPDFTVADRRRKKGFPKTLLPLSRFDDNREERQVMVALQRRYGEPLYRHVSRCFGFVRTDMGPGLVSELIRDDDGGVAQTLKKTLWDEGMTEACRQAVEALAGFWLAMRMPSRDLLLHNIVVQRAGDGGIRRLVVIDGLGSTGLIPMLLLPVALQRGKTQRKVANLHQRIQALLAQRGQPDFPGYHGLLLHDGRAEALGRNQ, encoded by the coding sequence ATGGCAGTGACGCTTTCCTCGCAGGCGCCGTTTGCGCGTGGCGGCAACCGCTTGTGTTTTGTCGACCCGACGGATTCGGGCCGCTGCATCAAGGTTCGTCGTCCCGACTTCACTGTGGCGGATCGGCGGCGCAAGAAGGGGTTCCCGAAAACACTGTTGCCCCTTTCTCGTTTTGATGACAACCGTGAAGAGCGGCAGGTAATGGTGGCGTTGCAGCGCCGCTATGGCGAGCCGTTGTATCGGCATGTCAGCCGCTGTTTCGGTTTCGTGCGGACCGATATGGGGCCGGGGCTGGTGTCCGAACTAATCCGCGATGACGATGGCGGCGTCGCCCAGACGCTGAAGAAAACCCTCTGGGATGAGGGCATGACCGAGGCCTGTCGTCAGGCGGTGGAAGCGCTGGCCGGCTTCTGGCTGGCGATGCGCATGCCGTCGCGGGATCTGCTGCTGCACAACATCGTGGTACAGCGGGCCGGCGACGGCGGTATTCGCCGTCTGGTGGTGATTGACGGGCTGGGCAGCACCGGGCTGATCCCGATGTTGCTGTTGCCGGTCGCTTTGCAGCGCGGAAAAACACAAAGGAAAGTCGCCAATCTGCATCAGAGAATACAGGCATTGCTGGCCCAGCGCGGCCAGCCGGACTTCCCCGGTTACCACGGCCTGCTGTTGCACGATGGCCGGGCCGAGGCGTTGGGGAGAAACCAATGA
- a CDS encoding MipA/OmpV family protein — protein MKKLIVASLSDCTMFGSTAAYAEEIGWRNSSYEHGEEEMGTRNWKDWDVTIGIGGEYGPVSPGVDKTELDALPYVDIEYKDRYFLNFERGLGAYPKSAPLQPAVAFLRSQYCHEVHKQCLISDSFSGLCS, from the coding sequence ATGAAAAAGCTTATAGTAGCTTCGCTTTCGGATTGTACGATGTTTGGAAGTACCGCAGCATATGCCGAGGAAATCGGCTGGAGAAATTCCTCATACGAACACGGTGAGGAAGAAATGGGAACACGCAATTGGAAAGATTGGGATGTGACAATCGGAATCGGCGGTGAGTATGGCCCTGTTTCTCCAGGTGTTGATAAAACAGAGCTTGATGCTTTGCCTTATGTCGATATTGAATACAAAGATCGTTACTTTCTGAATTTTGAAAGAGGTTTGGGCGCGTACCCTAAATCTGCTCCTCTTCAGCCTGCGGTCGCATTCCTGCGGTCTCAATACTGTCATGAAGTACATAAACAATGTCTGATCAGCGATAGCTTCTCAGGATTGTGTTCATGA
- a CDS encoding RNA methyltransferase, with amino-acid sequence MLDNVRVVMVGTTHPGNIGAAARAMKTMGLSDLRLVTPKIHPSAEATSRASGAGDILAAARVCDSLDEALEGATLVVGTSARHRRIPWPCLTPRELGQQLEQEPADARIAVLFGREDRGLTNEELHRCNLHVSVPTNPEYGVLNVASAVQLIAYELRLVLADDDTVPKAARANRATMTPPRMYWDEPAASNDAVQHFLDHLERIMVRSEFLDPEKPAQVMTRMRRLFLRARPDRMEINILRGTLVAIDKALDDRS; translated from the coding sequence ATGTTAGACAACGTGCGCGTGGTGATGGTAGGAACCACCCACCCGGGCAATATCGGTGCGGCGGCTCGCGCCATGAAGACCATGGGACTGAGCGATCTGCGGCTGGTGACGCCGAAAATCCACCCCAGCGCCGAGGCCACCTCCCGCGCTTCCGGTGCCGGCGACATTCTTGCCGCGGCCAGGGTGTGCGACAGCCTGGATGAAGCCCTGGAAGGCGCCACCCTGGTGGTGGGCACCAGTGCCCGCCATCGCCGTATCCCCTGGCCCTGCCTGACGCCACGTGAGCTCGGCCAGCAACTGGAACAGGAACCCGCCGACGCCCGCATTGCCGTGCTGTTCGGACGTGAGGACCGTGGCCTGACCAACGAAGAGCTGCACCGCTGTAACCTGCATGTTTCCGTGCCCACCAACCCGGAGTATGGTGTGCTGAACGTGGCGTCGGCGGTGCAGTTGATTGCCTATGAACTGCGTCTGGTACTGGCCGACGACGATACCGTGCCGAAGGCGGCGCGGGCCAATCGTGCCACCATGACGCCACCCCGGATGTATTGGGACGAGCCGGCGGCCAGTAACGACGCCGTCCAGCACTTCCTCGATCATCTGGAGCGAATCATGGTGCGCAGTGAGTTCCTGGACCCGGAAAAACCGGCCCAGGTGATGACACGCATGCGGCGATTGTTCCTGCGCGCCCGCCCCGACAGAATGGAAATCAATATCCTGCGCGGCACCCTGGTGGCCATTGACAAGGCCCTGGATGACCGCTCATAG
- a CDS encoding glycosyltransferase yields MKVLQVLPALNSGGVERGTVEFARELVRQGHESWVLSNGGAMVAQLEEQGSRHATLPVHRKSLWSLLQIRPVRQLLRELAPDVVHVRSRLPAWLVWLAWRKLPPARRPALVSTFHGLYSVNRYSAIMARPPHVIAISEGVNQYIREHYRVDPARITVIPRGVDVERFSPAEPDRRWLRQLYASYPHFQGKRLILMPGRLSRWKGQETFLEVMRQLVQQVPDVHGVIVGGAEPDKQHYRTELENKALSMGLAPHVTLVGRRADMVQFYRLAEMVCHLSSKPEPFGRVITEALSTGCKVVGFERGGAAEILSACFPDGLVTEDDVPAVVARIVQLLKVPAVVQLPPQFHLRQQVDATLKVYRQALAGQACQLVTGVREPQK; encoded by the coding sequence TTGAAGGTCTTGCAGGTATTGCCGGCGCTCAACAGTGGTGGCGTGGAACGAGGCACCGTTGAATTTGCCCGGGAGCTGGTTCGGCAAGGCCATGAATCCTGGGTGCTGTCCAATGGTGGCGCCATGGTGGCGCAGCTGGAAGAACAGGGCAGCCGGCATGCGACCCTGCCCGTGCACCGCAAATCTCTGTGGTCCCTTTTGCAAATAAGGCCGGTTCGACAGTTGCTTCGGGAGCTGGCGCCGGATGTGGTGCATGTGCGCTCCCGTCTGCCGGCCTGGCTGGTGTGGCTGGCCTGGCGCAAGTTGCCGCCGGCGCGGCGTCCGGCACTGGTCAGTACCTTTCATGGCCTCTATTCGGTCAACCGCTACAGCGCCATCATGGCCAGGCCACCCCATGTGATCGCGATTTCCGAAGGGGTCAATCAGTACATTCGCGAGCATTACCGGGTGGACCCCGCGCGGATTACCGTGATCCCGCGGGGCGTGGATGTCGAGCGGTTTTCGCCGGCGGAACCGGACCGTCGCTGGTTGCGACAGCTTTACGCCAGCTATCCCCATTTTCAGGGCAAACGCCTGATTCTGATGCCGGGCCGTCTGAGTCGCTGGAAAGGGCAGGAAACCTTTCTGGAGGTGATGCGGCAACTGGTGCAACAGGTGCCGGACGTGCACGGCGTGATTGTCGGCGGAGCCGAGCCTGATAAGCAGCATTACCGTACGGAGCTGGAAAACAAGGCGCTGAGCATGGGGCTCGCGCCCCACGTGACCCTGGTCGGGCGGCGGGCGGACATGGTGCAGTTTTACCGGCTGGCGGAGATGGTCTGCCATCTCTCCAGCAAGCCGGAGCCCTTTGGCCGGGTGATAACGGAAGCCCTGTCGACCGGTTGCAAGGTGGTGGGGTTCGAGCGGGGCGGTGCCGCGGAGATTCTCTCCGCCTGTTTCCCCGACGGGCTGGTTACGGAGGATGACGTGCCGGCCGTGGTGGCGCGGATCGTGCAGCTGCTGAAGGTGCCGGCGGTGGTCCAATTGCCTCCGCAATTCCACCTGCGGCAGCAGGTCGACGCCACTTTGAAGGTCTATCGTCAGGCGCTGGCTGGGCAGGCCTGTCAGCTGGTAACCGGCGTGCGGGAGCCGCAAAAATGA
- the suhB gene encoding inositol-1-monophosphatase — translation MHAPQVNIALRAARQAGNLIRRAAENNDPLTVDQKGMNDFVTQVDRAAEARIIEVIRKAYPQHGILAEEGGEITGTGEGVDYQWIIDPLDGTTNFIHGFPQYCVSIALSIKGRVEHAVIYDPLRDEEFTASRGRGAALNGRRLRVSKRAGLAGALIGTGFPFRADQVQHLDAYLGMFKSIAESTAGLRRPGSAALDLAWVAAGRMDGFFEIGLAPWDMAAGTLLITEAGGLVGDLAGGHGHLDFGHVVAGAPKVFKGLLQKIQPHLTAALRRH, via the coding sequence ATGCACGCGCCGCAAGTGAACATTGCTCTGCGAGCCGCCCGCCAGGCGGGCAATCTGATCCGCCGCGCGGCGGAGAACAACGATCCCCTGACCGTGGATCAAAAGGGCATGAACGACTTCGTCACCCAGGTGGACCGGGCGGCGGAAGCTCGCATCATCGAGGTGATTCGCAAAGCCTATCCGCAACACGGCATCCTCGCCGAGGAAGGCGGCGAGATCACCGGCACCGGTGAAGGTGTCGACTATCAGTGGATCATCGATCCGCTGGACGGCACCACCAACTTCATCCACGGTTTTCCGCAATATTGCGTTTCCATTGCTCTGTCCATCAAAGGCCGGGTCGAGCACGCGGTGATCTACGATCCACTGCGGGATGAGGAATTCACCGCCAGCCGCGGCCGCGGCGCGGCGCTCAACGGTCGCCGTCTCCGGGTCAGCAAGCGCGCCGGTCTGGCCGGCGCCCTGATCGGCACCGGCTTTCCCTTCCGCGCCGACCAGGTCCAGCACCTGGATGCTTATCTCGGCATGTTCAAATCCATCGCCGAATCCACCGCCGGCCTGCGCCGCCCCGGTTCCGCCGCCCTCGATCTGGCCTGGGTGGCCGCCGGTCGCATGGACGGTTTCTTCGAGATTGGCCTGGCGCCCTGGGACATGGCCGCGGGCACGCTGCTGATCACCGAAGCCGGCGGTCTGGTGGGCGATCTCGCTGGCGGCCACGGCCACCTGGACTTTGGCCATGTGGTGGCCGGAGCGCCCAAGGTCTTCAAGGGCCTGCTGCAGAAAATCCAGCCCCATCTCACCGCGGCTCTGCGTCGCCACTAA
- a CDS encoding NAD-dependent succinate-semialdehyde dehydrogenase, translating into MTQHNIKDSDLFRQQCFINGQWCDAEGGATLDVDNPATGEIIGTVPRMAEEGTRQAIAAADNALPAWRDKTAEERGKLLYAWYELMMAHQDDLATIMTLEQGKPFAESKGEIAYAASFLKWFAEEARRAYGNTIPGARPGQRIVVIKQPIGVTAAITPWNFPSSMITRKAGAALAAGCTMVVKPASATPYSALALGELATRAGIPAGVINVITGSAAAISTTITQSPVVRKVSFTGSTEVGSQLMAQCAEHIQKVSLELGGNAPFIVFDDADLDKAVEGAIASKFRNTGQTCVCVNRFLVQDGVHDAFVEKLAAAINQLKVGDGFEDGVTQAPLINQGAVKKVIEHIEDAKSKGAKVVLGGAAHERGGNFVQPTLITGATQDMEFCHEETFGPLAAVIRFQDEQEAIQLANDTPFGLASYFYSENIHRVWRVAEALEAGMVGINEGLISNAAAPFGGVKESGLGREGSHYGMEEYLEAKYLCMG; encoded by the coding sequence ATGACCCAGCACAACATCAAGGACTCTGATCTGTTCCGCCAGCAGTGTTTCATCAACGGGCAGTGGTGTGATGCCGAGGGTGGCGCCACCCTGGACGTGGACAACCCCGCCACCGGTGAGATCATTGGCACCGTGCCGCGCATGGCGGAAGAGGGAACCCGGCAGGCCATCGCCGCCGCCGACAACGCCCTGCCCGCCTGGCGTGACAAAACCGCCGAGGAACGCGGCAAACTGCTCTACGCCTGGTATGAGTTGATGATGGCGCACCAGGACGACCTGGCCACCATCATGACCCTGGAGCAAGGCAAACCGTTCGCCGAATCCAAGGGCGAAATCGCCTACGCCGCCTCCTTCCTGAAATGGTTCGCCGAGGAAGCCCGGCGCGCCTATGGCAACACCATTCCCGGCGCCCGCCCCGGCCAGCGTATCGTGGTGATCAAGCAACCCATTGGGGTAACCGCCGCGATCACGCCCTGGAACTTCCCCTCTTCCATGATCACCCGCAAGGCCGGCGCCGCCCTGGCCGCCGGCTGCACCATGGTGGTCAAGCCGGCCAGCGCCACCCCCTATTCCGCGCTGGCGCTGGGTGAACTGGCTACCCGGGCCGGCATTCCCGCCGGTGTGATCAATGTGATCACCGGTTCCGCCGCCGCCATTTCCACCACCATCACCCAGTCCCCGGTGGTGCGCAAAGTCAGCTTCACCGGCTCCACCGAAGTAGGCAGCCAGTTGATGGCACAGTGCGCCGAACACATCCAGAAGGTGTCCCTGGAACTGGGCGGCAACGCGCCGTTCATCGTCTTCGACGACGCCGATCTGGACAAAGCGGTGGAGGGCGCCATCGCCAGCAAATTCCGCAACACCGGGCAAACCTGTGTGTGCGTGAACCGGTTCCTGGTACAGGATGGCGTGCACGATGCCTTCGTGGAAAAACTGGCGGCGGCGATCAATCAACTGAAAGTGGGCGATGGCTTCGAGGACGGCGTCACCCAGGCACCGTTGATCAACCAGGGAGCGGTGAAGAAGGTGATCGAACACATCGAGGACGCCAAATCCAAGGGCGCCAAAGTGGTGCTCGGCGGCGCCGCTCATGAACGCGGCGGCAACTTCGTGCAGCCGACGCTGATCACCGGCGCCACCCAGGACATGGAGTTCTGCCACGAGGAAACCTTCGGGCCGCTGGCCGCGGTGATCCGCTTCCAGGACGAGCAGGAAGCGATCCAACTGGCCAACGACACCCCGTTCGGTCTTGCTTCCTATTTCTACAGCGAAAACATCCACCGCGTGTGGCGCGTGGCGGAAGCGCTGGAAGCCGGCATGGTGGGTATCAACGAAGGCTTGATCTCCAACGCCGCCGCCCCGTTCGGTGGCGTCAAGGAATCCGGCCTGGGCCGTGAAGGCTCCCATTACGGCATGGAAGAGTATCTGGAAGCCAAATACCTCTGCATGGGCTGA
- a CDS encoding mitochondrial fission ELM1 family protein — protein MSSSSIKANASKVGALGGDPHWPGRAFFDIGAPPPEPLLASMDPLWLARPLVRPVVWLLNDGKAGHVNQLRGLGERLETLCGAQLIWLSCREYRVSPWRAVMGRAPAIDAPAPTIIIAAGSGTHTLLMACRRQYDAMTVVLMRPSFPGRWADLKVIPEHDNPPARGDILTTQGAITAVHPNPALIGESRGLILVGGESPHFQWDSEAIYQQLQTLSRDYPHWQWAVTSSRRTPPALVARLQQLTQPNVRFFHHEQTPVDWLPQQLRQSRVAWVSPDSVSMLYESLTAGVLTGMLELHPGGKKRVVDGVRKLQQRGLVAAWQQRHTLMEAKTVRAAHLWEANRVAHWLIERYRDADF, from the coding sequence ATGAGCTCATCCTCCATAAAGGCGAACGCCAGCAAGGTGGGTGCGTTGGGTGGGGATCCGCACTGGCCGGGGCGGGCGTTTTTCGATATCGGGGCGCCTCCGCCCGAGCCGCTGCTGGCGAGTATGGATCCGTTATGGCTGGCGCGGCCGCTGGTCCGGCCGGTGGTGTGGTTGCTCAATGACGGCAAGGCGGGTCACGTGAACCAACTGCGTGGCCTGGGCGAGCGGCTGGAAACCCTGTGCGGAGCGCAACTGATCTGGCTGTCCTGCCGTGAATACCGGGTGTCGCCGTGGCGGGCGGTGATGGGCCGGGCTCCGGCCATTGATGCGCCGGCACCGACCATTATCATTGCCGCCGGTTCTGGCACCCATACCCTGCTGATGGCCTGCCGCCGCCAATACGACGCCATGACGGTAGTGTTGATGCGGCCGAGCTTTCCCGGGCGCTGGGCGGATCTGAAGGTGATTCCCGAGCACGATAACCCGCCGGCCCGTGGCGATATTCTTACCACCCAGGGTGCGATCACGGCGGTGCATCCCAACCCGGCACTGATCGGTGAATCCCGAGGGCTGATTCTGGTCGGTGGCGAGTCGCCCCATTTTCAGTGGGACAGCGAGGCGATCTACCAGCAGCTGCAGACACTGTCGCGGGATTATCCGCACTGGCAGTGGGCGGTGACCAGTTCCCGCCGCACGCCGCCGGCATTGGTGGCGAGGCTGCAGCAACTGACGCAGCCCAATGTGCGCTTTTTTCATCACGAACAGACCCCGGTCGACTGGTTACCTCAGCAATTACGGCAGTCGCGGGTCGCCTGGGTCTCCCCCGATAGCGTGTCCATGCTGTATGAATCTCTCACCGCGGGCGTGCTCACCGGGATGCTGGAATTGCACCCCGGTGGCAAGAAACGGGTGGTGGACGGTGTCAGAAAGTTGCAACAGCGGGGCCTGGTGGCCGCCTGGCAGCAGCGCCACACTCTGATGGAGGCCAAAACCGTCAGGGCGGCCCATCTGTGGGAAGCCAACCGGGTTGCCCACTGGCTGATCGAACGTTACCGGGATGCCGACTTTTGA
- a CDS encoding bile acid:sodium symporter family protein, whose amino-acid sequence MIARLFPLWAILFSIFAYFMPAPLAALSDWIVPLLMVIMFGMGLTLTWEDFLRVFRAPGVIGLGVALQYLVMPLAALLVAKVLALPTEVMVGLVIVGACPGGTASNVICYLARADVALSIAMTAVSTLVAVLATPALVWLYLGETLPVPVAAMLVSLVKIVLLPVIGGTLINSLLGKRLDRVRDAFPLISVAAIVLVIGIIVALNQSRIASGGALVMLAVVLHNGIGLAAGYGVARLFRFDPRRARTLAIEVGMQNSGLGVALAVKHFTAMAALPGALFSVWHNLSGAVLAWYWRRRDESPGVARTPPRGSVK is encoded by the coding sequence ATGATCGCGAGACTTTTCCCGCTGTGGGCGATTTTGTTTTCCATTTTTGCCTATTTCATGCCGGCGCCACTGGCGGCGCTGTCCGACTGGATCGTTCCGCTGCTGATGGTGATCATGTTCGGCATGGGGCTGACCCTGACCTGGGAGGACTTCCTGCGTGTATTCAGGGCGCCCGGCGTCATTGGCCTGGGGGTGGCGCTGCAATACTTGGTCATGCCGCTGGCCGCGCTGCTGGTGGCCAAGGTCCTGGCCCTGCCCACGGAGGTGATGGTCGGTCTGGTGATCGTCGGCGCCTGTCCCGGCGGCACCGCGTCCAACGTGATCTGTTATCTGGCCCGCGCCGATGTGGCGCTGTCCATCGCCATGACCGCGGTGTCCACCCTGGTGGCGGTGCTGGCGACACCGGCTTTGGTGTGGCTGTATCTGGGCGAAACCCTGCCCGTGCCGGTGGCGGCGATGCTGGTTTCCCTGGTGAAGATCGTTTTGTTGCCGGTGATTGGTGGCACCTTGATCAATTCGTTACTGGGCAAGCGGCTGGATCGGGTGCGTGATGCCTTCCCTCTGATTTCCGTGGCCGCCATCGTTCTGGTGATCGGCATCATCGTGGCCCTGAATCAATCCCGTATCGCCAGTGGCGGCGCCCTCGTCATGCTGGCGGTGGTGCTGCACAACGGTATCGGCCTGGCCGCCGGCTATGGCGTTGCCAGACTGTTCCGTTTCGACCCGCGCCGTGCCCGCACCCTTGCCATCGAGGTGGGCATGCAGAACTCCGGTCTCGGCGTGGCGCTGGCGGTGAAACATTTCACTGCCATGGCCGCCTTGCCCGGTGCCCTGTTCAGCGTCTGGCACAACCTCTCCGGCGCGGTGCTGGCCTGGTATTGGCGCCGTCGTGACGAATCCCCGGGCGTCGCTCGGACGCCACCGCGAGGCAGCGTCAAATAA
- the cysE gene encoding serine O-acetyltransferase, translated as MFEQIKEDIQSVFHRDPAARNTLEVLLNYPGLHAVLFHRLAHWCWGHGLKLLARLISTFSRWLTGIEIHPGARIGRRFFIDHGMGVVIGETAEIGDDVTLYHGVTLGGTSWNKGKRHPTLEDGVVVGAGAKVLGPFVVHKNAKIGSNSVVTKEVPEGATVIGIPGRVIRQPANEQERNRREMAEKIGFQAYGVSNDMPDPVAEAIGTLLDHMHAVDGKLDRVCDNLRRQGIQGCDEQLPELKDEDFESIKAREGTD; from the coding sequence ATGTTCGAGCAGATCAAAGAGGACATCCAATCCGTCTTTCACCGTGACCCGGCGGCGCGCAACACCCTTGAGGTATTGCTGAACTATCCGGGGCTGCATGCCGTCTTGTTCCATCGGCTGGCGCACTGGTGTTGGGGGCACGGTCTGAAGCTGCTCGCGCGTTTGATCTCCACCTTCAGCCGCTGGCTGACCGGTATCGAGATTCACCCGGGAGCGCGGATTGGCCGACGTTTCTTTATCGACCATGGCATGGGCGTGGTGATTGGCGAGACCGCCGAGATTGGCGATGACGTCACCCTGTACCACGGCGTCACCCTGGGCGGTACCAGTTGGAACAAGGGCAAGCGCCACCCGACGCTGGAAGACGGTGTGGTGGTCGGTGCCGGCGCCAAGGTGCTGGGCCCGTTCGTGGTGCATAAGAACGCCAAAATTGGCTCCAACTCCGTGGTTACCAAGGAAGTGCCGGAAGGCGCCACGGTGATTGGCATTCCCGGCCGCGTGATCCGTCAACCGGCCAACGAGCAGGAGCGCAACCGCCGGGAGATGGCGGAGAAGATCGGCTTCCAGGCTTATGGCGTCAGCAACGATATGCCCGACCCGGTGGCGGAGGCCATTGGCACGCTGCTGGATCATATGCACGCGGTGGACGGCAAACTGGACCGGGTCTGCGACAACCTGCGCCGCCAGGGCATCCAGGGCTGCGACGAGCAACTGCCGGAATTGAAGGATGAGGACTTCGAGTCCATCAAGGCCCGGGAGGGCACCGACTGA
- a CDS encoding glycosyltransferase family protein, with protein MRVLHVAYQQLRRYGKTRVSWAHKLTLGLIRNDHDVRVFSDRDVAAFEAPLGIRDLGKRQANRRLLETAEAVQPDLVICGHCDLISNDTLVSLRKACPGTVLIHCNNDPLFVPDNEARIGHRAEVVDAVFVSTGLPELRRFRGSKARFYHMPNPVDASIETLDNSQRTNLPVDLLFCSNSNDFTHRQETVRQLKDALDGTLCFRTPGSFGMPPVWGRDYERALAETRMGLNLNRQEGHYWYSSARMAQLAGNGILQFCHSAPRFDELLPPETLVYFDDDDALREQVLAFHHDDARRQHWAARARAFFHERMNSRLYARYIVEASLQLPFSYDYVWARREREAF; from the coding sequence ATGAGAGTGCTGCATGTGGCCTACCAGCAGTTGCGGCGGTACGGTAAAACGCGGGTAAGCTGGGCGCACAAGCTCACCCTTGGTCTGATCCGCAATGATCATGACGTGCGGGTATTCAGTGATCGGGATGTGGCGGCCTTTGAGGCGCCTTTGGGCATCCGTGACCTGGGCAAGCGGCAGGCGAACCGGCGGCTGCTGGAAACCGCGGAAGCGGTGCAGCCGGATCTGGTGATCTGTGGGCATTGTGACCTGATTAGCAACGATACCCTGGTCAGCCTGCGCAAGGCATGCCCCGGGACGGTGCTGATTCATTGCAATAACGACCCTCTTTTCGTACCGGACAACGAGGCCCGGATCGGTCATCGTGCCGAAGTGGTGGATGCGGTGTTCGTCTCTACAGGGCTACCGGAGTTGCGGCGCTTCCGGGGCAGCAAGGCGCGTTTCTATCACATGCCCAACCCGGTGGACGCCTCCATTGAAACCCTGGACAACAGCCAGCGCACCAATTTGCCGGTGGATTTGTTGTTCTGCAGCAACAGCAATGATTTCACGCACCGCCAGGAAACCGTCCGGCAACTCAAGGACGCTCTGGATGGAACCTTGTGCTTCCGGACGCCGGGCAGCTTTGGCATGCCGCCGGTATGGGGGCGTGATTACGAACGTGCCCTGGCCGAGACGCGCATGGGGCTGAACCTGAACCGGCAGGAAGGACATTATTGGTATTCGTCGGCGCGGATGGCGCAGCTGGCGGGCAATGGCATCCTGCAGTTCTGCCACAGTGCGCCGCGCTTTGATGAGTTGCTGCCGCCGGAAACCCTGGTCTATTTCGATGACGACGATGCCCTGCGTGAGCAGGTTCTGGCCTTCCACCACGACGATGCCCGTCGCCAACACTGGGCCGCCCGCGCCCGGGCCTTCTTTCACGAGCGGATGAATTCACGACTGTATGCCCGGTACATTGTTGAAGCGTCACTGCAGTTGCCGTTCTCTTATGATTATGTGTGGGCCCGGCGGGAGCGGGAGGCTTTCTGA